CAACGGCCGCGACCCCCCGGTTGGTCCGATTAGATAATTCAGCGCGGGCTGCGAGCGAAACGCTTCGCACTTTGCCTCATCCCGCTCTCGTCCCTGCGTCGCAGGCTTCCGCCGGGGTATATCACGGATCATCGACAAAGGTCGATGATCCGAATAGGGCCTCGATCATCCGCAATTATAACCATGTCCAGGGCGCGAGCCCATTCACATTGACGCGCGCGCCAATGCTCACACGGACGGACTGCGATGCGGCAAAAGCTTGGCCTCGGCGACGAGCGCCAGATCGCGTCCCTGGCCATGCGCCATCAAACGCAGAATGATGCCGGGGCTTTCGCCCGTGGTGACCCGTATCACGCGGCCGGAAACCTCGAAAGTCTGCCCAGCCAGAACCGGCCGCAGGAATTTCGCGGAAAGATTGACCAGCGCCAGATCCGGCCGCCATGCCAGAATCAAGGGCTCAAAATGGCCCATCATGAGCATGCCGTGGATCGGCCGCTCCTCAAGTCCGGCCCTTCGCGCGATGGCCGGATCGAGATGCAAAGGATTGTCGTCGCCGGAGGCACGCGCATAGCGGGCGAGCGCATCACCGTCAAAGGGACCGCAGCAGCGCTTGGGCAGTTGCTCGCCGACCTGCGGCCAATCGATCGCCGCGGCACACGCATGATTGGCGTTCATGGCGCGCTCCCCGCCGCGCTGATGATCCGCAGGATCGTCTCCATTCGAAGACAAGGCTCATCGCGGGCGGTGACGACCGAAGTCCGCACGATCAAGCGCTCCGGATTCATCTGATGATCGATGTCGGCGGTCATCAGATAATCTTGATCCGCATCGAGTGGGGTCTCGTAAGTGAAGCTTTGCGATTCATGAACGGCGATGCCGCCGGCTTCCTTCAATTTTATTTCGAGGACGCGCCAAAGCTCGGGCACAGTCAGCCAGCGCATCGGAAATGTATGCGGTACCTGAATAGACTTCGCCCGGCCCTCTGCAGAGCAGTCGTCGACG
The Methyloferula stellata AR4 DNA segment above includes these coding regions:
- a CDS encoding MaoC family dehydratase yields the protein MNANHACAAAIDWPQVGEQLPKRCCGPFDGDALARYARASGDDNPLHLDPAIARRAGLEERPIHGMLMMGHFEPLILAWRPDLALVNLSAKFLRPVLAGQTFEVSGRVIRVTTGESPGIILRLMAHGQGRDLALVAEAKLLPHRSPSV